The Drosophila subobscura isolate 14011-0131.10 chromosome A, UCBerk_Dsub_1.0, whole genome shotgun sequence genome includes the window CGTCACGTGCTGGCTGCCATCAAGCAGGCCAAGTACGCCCCCACGCCGGAGAGCCCCAGCAACGCAGAGGCAGAACCCGGCTCCGGATCCGGACCGGAGAGCCATGGCCAGCGAACGGGTACGGGCACGTCCGGCCAAGTAGTCATTATGGTGCCCACCATTAAGTACAAGCCTTCGGCAAACTGCGCCTACACGCAGCTCATCAGCAAGATCAAGGGCGTGCCCCTGCAGACGGTGCTCGACGACGAGCTGAGCACCACCAATTCGCAGCATTCCGGGGGCACGGCCTCGCCGACGCCCAGCTGCAGGTCGGagggccacagccagcagggAGAGTTCACACCCGTCCTGATCCGCTACAACGGCAGCACCTTCACCCACGAGACGGAGGAGGCCGACTCTCCGGTGCCCGAGGAAGAGAACGCCAACGATGCGACGCCGCAAGTGGAGCTGCTGAAGAACACCAGtgctctggccctggctcaGAACTATAGTTCGGAGAGCGAGGATGAGGCGGGGGAAGAGGCGCACACCTCGACGCAGGCGTctgagaaggagaaagagaaggaggcTGAGAAGGCGCCGCCAGCACCAGAGCCGGTGCTGACATTTCCCGTGCCCGAGGAGAGTCTCAGGACGATCATCGATAAGACGGCCACCTACGTAATCAAGAACGGGCGGCAGTTCGAGGAGACGCTGCGCACCAAGAGCGTCGAGCGGTTCGGTTTCCTGCTGCCGCAGAACGAGTTCTATCCGTATTACCTGTACAAGGTAACCAACGACGTGGATGCCGCCTCAAAGGAGGAGAAGACGCGCAAGGCGGCCGCCGTGGCCGCTGCGCTCATGAGCAAGAAGGGACTCAGTTTTGgaggagctgcaactgcagctgcagctacgTCAGTAAACGCAACAGACAAAGGTGAGTCCATTGTAGGAGAAGATTTCCAGAACCGCAGATTTCCACATAACAATGCACCATCTACAGCTCCCGTTTGCTTCTCCATACGCGGCCGCGACGAGCACGGTCCGCTTCCGGCTGCTCTGACCCAGGAGGccagcgacgaggaggagacgaAGTCTAATGCGGCTACGTCCACTGCGGAGCAGGTGCGTGGCATGCCGGACAGTGTGCAGCGTGCCATTAAGCAGGTGGAGACGCAGTTGCTGGCTAGAAGCCAGAAGGCTGCTCCCATCTCTCCGCAAAAGGATCTGCGTCAGGGTGTGTACTCCCCCCAAGAGATTTACAGAGACAACAGAGCATTAATCGTTTCCCATTTAAACATTTGCAGCAGAGGAGCGGGTCAAGGACAAGCTGGCGCTGATTGCCCGCGACAAGCTGAACGGCATGGTATCcaaggagaagcagctgcagctggagaggAAACGTAAGGCCATGGCCTTTCTCAATCAGATCAAGGGTAAGTGCCACAAGTGCCACGCACAAAACTCTGACAGTTGCTAATGTAATCGCTGTGTCTCAGGTGTTTCAGCAGGTGCTGTGGCTAGCTCTGTTATACCTAGCTCAAAGGTTAATCCACCTGAGGAGGCCGGAGGTGACGCTGCGggagacagcgacaacgagTCCAATGAGTCCGTGCGCTCCATACCCATCACTTACTTCGGGcctgacgacgacgaggatgaggaggaagagcaaaagcaaaagcagaagcagaagccggAGAATGACAGCCAGCatgatgacgaggaggaggaggaggaggacggcGGGGATCTGGAGAAGTACAATCTGCTTAACGACGACAGCACGAATACATTCACCAGCAAACCACCGCCGCCCCCGCCACCGGTACAGACCGCAGCTCTTCCTCCGAAAACGATTGCCTCCGCGCCAACATCCGCTGTGCTACTATcggacgatgatgatgttcaGCTGGTGCCCGCCGGCTCGCCTGCGCCCCCCGGCGCCTCCAGGACCTCGCGCCACCGAAAGACCCaccgcaggagcaggagtcgcagctgcagctccagcagcagcgagtccAGCCGCAGCTCCAGCCGGCGCAAGAAGCGCAGAGCCGTCGAGGAGGTgtctgccagtgccaggaaACAGCGGCGAAGACGCAGTCAGAGTCGCACCTCAACCACCAACCGCAGCCAGCGCGTGCGTCAGAGCCAGACGCAGAGCCACCGCCAGAAACAGCGCAGCAGAAGCCGGCACAGGAGTCGCAGCCCCAGGCGTCGCCGAAGCCCCAtccagagcaggagcagatcAAGAAGCAGTCGCAGTCATAGCTCCAGCAGCCGCAAGGATCGACGGAGTCGCCAGCAGCGTGAGGAGTCGCGCCAGAATCAAAGACGCTCGCCCAAGAAAAGCCACAAGCGGCACAAGCGTCGCCGTCGCAGCAGCTCCCCCTGACACCGTTACCCCTCGACTCGTTTTGTAGCTAACTTCTAATGATATCAAATATACACATCGATTATTTTTTGAATAATATGACGGCCCTTCCTTGGAGGTTGACCTTCTCGGGTATTGTTAAAGTATGGATGACCGTTTGTGTGCCTGAATTGTGGATAAGAAATGAGCAGAGACAACGAGACCTTTCAATATGCATAAGTAATTGCTTGTTAATAATCCTCTTGAGTACTTTATACTTTGCACACGACAAAAATAAGCTTGTACGCCTGGATGTGTAgattttacaatttacaaattaattcCCAACAAAATGATCTACTGATCATAACAATTTCCCAGAGAGTGTGAAGATCCAACACAAGTCTTAGTTTACAAACACTTTGAGTAAACTTTTGAACATGTGCTAAATGCTTCAACAAGTGGCAGTTTGCAGAGCAGTTTAAGATAAACGAACTACGAGTATTGATATGATTAGTCTAAACATAATTCCAAGATGTTTCATCCAAATTGGTGTGCTCTGCAATGTATAATCTAAGAGATAGGGCTAAGGTTGATTTGTAGCGCTGGCGTTTCTTTCTATTAACTGGTGAATACCCCTCGTTGAGGGTGAATCCCTCACTCGCACAGATTGTTcttcccctctctttctctggcgTTCTCTTTCGTTCACAGCTCTCAAGCGAAGCCATAAAAGGCCGCTTGCGTCTGACGCGGCAGTTCAGTCCGCTCCGAAAGCTCTCGCCATGATGTCTGTCCGCTGGAATCACCTTTGCCTCAGCCTGTTGCTGATCTTCTGCAGCCTTCTGGCCCTGACCACAGCCCAGCCGCCCATCAGTAAGCCCATCTGCCTGCTTATTTATCCCCTCCCAAAAACACTCAACCTGCCCCTCTCTTGCAGCGCCACGTAAGTGCCCCGCCAACGAGTCGTACCTGCCATGCGGCCCTAGCTGCCAGACAGAGTGCGCGACTCTGGGCAAGCCCTGCCTGATCCAGCACATTCGATGCCCCGATGGATGCTACTGCAACGATGGCTATGCACGTAACTCCCGCGGCGCCTGCATACCCCAGAGACAGTGTCGCAAGTGAGGGTACTCCACATAACTCAAGATCCACCATCTGGAGGCGTGGCAATCGAGTGACAATAAAGCCCCCCTGGGATGATGATCCATGGCATTGATAAGCAGCtgttttttgattgttttggaTCGTATTGTTCGCTCTATAATGGGACAGCGTGACTGAGGGATCTGGTTTTGgcttcggtttcagtttctggTTTATAATTTAGGccatttcttgttttttgtttgctaattaAGCGCAGTGCTCGAAAACTGTAACGATTTAACCTCTAAGACTGCTTCTCTCAAAGATTCCCCTGAAACTGGAGGcacttgttgctctttttgttgtttaccGATCAAGCGCCAGGTGCTAATAAACTGTAATGCGGCTGATCAAAGGTGCTGCTCAAACTGCTCCTGCTTTCCGTTATGGcaaagtgggagagagagaggcggcgCGTTAAGCGGCTGCTAAAGCTGCGGCTGCTTTCTGGTAGagcagagatagagagagagttaagagcacaacaaaaatgcaaggGAAAAACGTTGCTTGCTGATCACCAAAGAGCAGTCAGTGCTAACAAAACTGTGATGTTCAAAACTTCGGGAGTTTTAGAGTCTGTTGTCTGAGTACCGTTAATCGATGTAAGTATGTACCCACAGACTGGAACAGTGCGTGTCAAACAGGTAAATATCGCCTTATCGTTGAATGCTTTAAGCTGTCGTCGGACGAATTTTTAAGCcggcaaaaaagcaaaaatcacaTCCACAAGAGGTTGGAGGAGAGACTTTTTGCTCCACTCTCAAAGCAAAGTAAATCCCGCTGCCTAAGCCGCGCCATCGAATGGAGGCCGAGCTGGGTACTAGTAGTGGGACTGGGCTTCCCGTAGTCGCCTCGATGACAACacgcaaaatgtaaatgtttgctGTCATTGAGTCGAAAATGTTGGCAGGGGCCCAAACCAAACCGTTAATAAACTCTCTAGGTGCACGAGGAGATGGAGGCGGTGCtggatgctgaatgctgaatgctgggtgcagaggagagacagagagagtgagaggcgAAAGCGTGCTCGATTTACATGAGCAAACATGACGGCGGGACACCAAACCACCCACGCTTGCAGAGGCGAACGAAAAAATCCACAAAGAAGGACGCAATTGATACCCTCACAGAGCCCTCAATCCCACAGCAACCATCTATTTTATCTAAATACACGAAAGATCCCtagaataaatattatttcaacAAAGAATTGCCTTTCCATCCTACATACGAGTTAGTGTTTCGTTTATTCTAAAGTAGAACCTCGCTCTGCCATGTGACTTCTTCTCCACTGTGCAAGCGTCACGTGAAAAGCGTTCTATGCCTTGTGATCTGTTAGGGTATGATGAAAAGAACTCTGGGCgcttggatttggatttgcaatgcaaacatgtgtgctgctgctgctgctgctgctccctcccaCACCATGTTCTGTCCCagcagtccccagtccccacttccccaacccaaaccaaaccaatccCCGTTGTTTGTCTATTTTGTTCGGCTGCCTCAAAGATGGAGCTTTTGAGAAATATTCCtcaaattcattgaatttcCCCGGCACAAAAAATTGGTCGTGTGTGTGCCCGAACAGGgacagaggcagtggcagtggcagaggcagaggcggaggcagaggcgtGAGCGGCAGAGTGGGAGTTGTGGGCCCACTGTGCGAACCTGCGGAAATTCAAACGGAATCAAAGCGAAAAGTTCGACAAAAATTCATCGAGCACTAAAAAAATAAGAATCGACAGCAAACACGGGGGTGTGTAAGGATATCTGAATAGAGGAGCgacaggagcggcagcaggagcagccatcccatccccatgGACCCCATCATATATCAACAACggctgtcagtcagtcaatcctGGAGTGTTTGGCGAAAGCACAGAAGGCAccgagtggcagtgggacaGCAAGACAGGAGGCGTGCCCACAAAGCACaaggaaggaaaagaaaagaaaagaaaagaaaagaaaggaaaagaaaaaccaaaagcaaagacgACTCTGCCAGTGAGAAGTGTGTGCCAAAAAatgaaccaaacaaaaaaagaaagagtttctgtttctgttttggatTCAGGACGGGGCCCTCAGCAAATACGAATAATTTGACTTTATCTAAGCGCCAGTCAACCGAAGCGCATTAGAAAGGAGCTCTGcccacccaaaaaagaaaaatggatGGAAGGAGGGAAAGCAGGAAGAAAGGAAGAaaggaagaaaggaaaagaacaACAATCAACGAGGGAAAGTGAAGGCAGAGGGAGGTGCAATAAGTGAGAGAAAGTGAGAGCGATTATGCCAGCAGAGATTTAGAGATTCGATTTAGATATGTCCATCAAGCCGACTACAACAgctttcaacatttttcaagCCTTATTGGGG containing:
- the LOC117903615 gene encoding protein suppressor of white apricot isoform X1; the encoded protein is MMPYNVRSAGGGSIGGILRKTGAAAVAPGGLSAGASNGNGAAILDARQPPLELLVFGYACKIFRDDEKARELDHGKQLIPWMGDVNLKIDRYDVRGALCDLAPYEAPPGGYGNRLEYLSTEEQRAEQLCEEERYLFLYNNEEELRLQQEEDLKRLQQETSGGNYSQVGFQYDGQGMAYAAAGAASTTTGPLSLSPGTAEENEPFVLPRTLLLPLPPGMQVPETMKQHAIIEKTARFIATQGTQMEILIKAKQANNSQFDFLTQGGHLQPYYRHVLAAIKQAKYAPTPESPSNAEAEPGSGSGPESHGQRTGTGTSGQVVIMVPTIKYKPSANCAYTQLISKIKGVPLQTVLDDELSTTNSQHSGGTASPTPSCRSEGHSQQGEFTPVLIRYNGSTFTHETEEADSPVPEEENANDATPQVELLKNTSALALAQNYSSESEDEAGEEAHTSTQASEKEKEKEAEKAPPAPEPVLTFPVPEESLRTIIDKTATYVIKNGRQFEETLRTKSVERFGFLLPQNEFYPYYLYKVTNDVDAASKEEKTRKAAAVAAALMSKKGLSFGGAATAAAATSVNATDKAPVCFSIRGRDEHGPLPAALTQEASDEEETKSNAATSTAEQVRGMPDSVQRAIKQVETQLLARSQKAAPISPQKDLRQAEERVKDKLALIARDKLNGMVSKEKQLQLERKRKAMAFLNQIKGVSAGAVASSVIPSSKVNPPEEAGGDAAGDSDNESNESVRSIPITYFGPDDDEDEEEEQKQKQKQKPENDSQHDDEEEEEEDGGDLEKYNLLNDDSTNTFTSKPPPPPPPVQTAALPPKTIASAPTSAVLLSDDDDVQLVPAGSPAPPGASRTSRHRKTHRRSRSRSCSSSSSESSRSSSRRKKRRAVEEVSASARKQRRRRSQSRTSTTNRSQRVRQSQTQSHRQKQRSRSRHRSRSPRRRRSPIQSRSRSRSSRSHSSSSRKDRRSRQQREESRQNQRRSPKKSHKRHKRRRRSSSP
- the LOC117903615 gene encoding protein suppressor of white apricot isoform X2; translation: MMPYNVRSAGGGSIGGILRKTGAAAVAPGGLSAGASNGNGAAILDARQPPLELLVFGYACKIFRDDEKARELDHGKQLIPWMGDVNLKIDRYDVRGALCDLAPYEAPPGGYGNRLEYLSTEEQRAEQLCEEERYLFLYNNEEELRLQQEEDLKRLQQETSGGNYSQVGFQYDGQGMAYAAAGAASTTTGPLSLSPGTAEENEPFVLPRTLLLPLPPGMQVPETMKQHAIIEKTARFIATQGTQMEILIKAKQANNSQFDFLTQGGHLQPYYRHVLAAIKQAKYAPTPESPSNAEAEPGSGSGPESHGQRTGTGTSGQVVIMVPTIKYKPSANCAYTQLISKIKGVPLQTVLDDELSTTNSQHSGGTASPTPSCRSEGHSQQGEFTPVLIRYNGSTFTHETEEADSPVPEEENANDATPQVELLKNTSALALAQNYSSESEDEAGEEAHTSTQASEKEKEKEAEKAPPAPEPVLTFPVPEESLRTIIDKTATYVIKNGRQFEETLRTKSVERFGFLLPQNEFYPYYLYKVTNDVDAASKEEKTRKAAAVAAALMSKKGLSFGGAATAAAATSVNATDKAPVCFSIRGRDEHGPLPAALTQEASDEEETKSNAATSTAEQVRGMPDSVQRAIKQVETQLLARSQKAAPISPQKDLRQEERVKDKLALIARDKLNGMVSKEKQLQLERKRKAMAFLNQIKGVSAGAVASSVIPSSKVNPPEEAGGDAAGDSDNESNESVRSIPITYFGPDDDEDEEEEQKQKQKQKPENDSQHDDEEEEEEDGGDLEKYNLLNDDSTNTFTSKPPPPPPPVQTAALPPKTIASAPTSAVLLSDDDDVQLVPAGSPAPPGASRTSRHRKTHRRSRSRSCSSSSSESSRSSSRRKKRRAVEEVSASARKQRRRRSQSRTSTTNRSQRVRQSQTQSHRQKQRSRSRHRSRSPRRRRSPIQSRSRSRSSRSHSSSSRKDRRSRQQREESRQNQRRSPKKSHKRHKRRRRSSSP
- the LOC117903623 gene encoding chymotrypsin-elastase inhibitor ixodidin, giving the protein MMSVRWNHLCLSLLLIFCSLLALTTAQPPITPRKCPANESYLPCGPSCQTECATLGKPCLIQHIRCPDGCYCNDGYARNSRGACIPQRQCRK